The stretch of DNA ATCTTGTATCCAAATGTTCGACCACGCCCAACCTTCGGAATTCAGACGATCCTCTCGAGAGAGATCGCTGTCGAGTCCTCCAGCCGAAGTGTTATCTTCCGTAAAAGTAAGTAGGGTACCAGCCTGAACATTTTGCCAGTAGCTGTTCTGAGAGAGAGTTATCGAGGATGAGCCATCATCAGAGTCGAAGACTTCAATTGACCAACCTCGCATGTCCACCGTTGATGCCGCGGTTCCGTCTCCCACCACGACAAGTTCAAGCCAGTTCCCCCCATTTCCGTTGACGAGAGGGAAGAATGTATCGGAGCCACTTCCACCTCCGATTTGGTTGGAGTCCGCAACGCCGTTGTACTCATTGAGAATAACGGAAGCACTAAAAAGAGAACCTGAGCACAGTGCTGTGCCAACAAGGACTGCTAACGTGCGCAAGTACTTCATTGGTTTGAAAGGAAGTGCGGCTAGTTCCAAGGATACCAGAGGAAGGAATCGAGCTGACCACCAACTAGTGCCGGATCCCGACCGTCGTTGTAGAGGTCAGCACTATCCACTGTCGCGATATGTCCGTCGAGGAATGCTACATTCGTCTGTTTGTTGAAGCGGAAGCTGATGCTGTTGTTGCGCCCCTTTGACCGGGCGACCCGTTCGTCTGATTCGTTGGGAGCCCCGTCTTCGGTCGAGGTGCGGGTTTCGGTGATAAAGATTGTCTTGGAGGGATTTTCAATCGACGTAATCCGAATGAGAATTTCGCCAGAGTTACTCGGGGCACTGTCCTCGCCACTGTAGAGCTGCGAATTCATCATGTAAGAGAAGAAAGGACGACGCAGATTTTCCTGTTCGTCTACTTCGGCACCCGGACTCAGGTGGATGGAGCCATCTCGTATGACAAGAGCGCGGTCATCGCGTGAGCGGAGGTCGTTTAAGGGTCTTTCACCAACGTAAGGAGGTAGAACATTGTACCACGCTTGCTCGTTGGCACCGGAACGAACACTTCCCCAGCTTGGTTGGTCTTCTTCACCTTCATACGGGATTTTCTTTTCATTTTCATTGATGAAGAGCATGAGAGCACTAGTCCACTGGCGAAGATTTTGAGCGCTGGATGAACGCTGAGCATTGGTTCGGATCAAACTAACAGCAGGAACTAAAATAGCTGTGAGAATGCCAACGATGGAAATTACCGCGAGTAGCTCAATCAAAGTGAAGGCTAGAACCTGCTTGTTCTGAGATCTAAGGTTCTCGGTTTTTCGGAGGGTTCCTACGAAAGTCATGTTCAAGCTGTTTGTTGAGAAGTCGGGAAAGTGATCGTCAGAGGTATCGTCCGGCCCCAAAAACAGTCAATTCGCGTAAAGTAACACTTACGTCACAAATGAAACGGACCCGGATTTCATTGGCAATGGGTCCTTTTCCGCAATGGTCTGAACTTACTTGAAATACCGATCCCAGTCCGGTCTCGAAAATCGGATGAAGTCCTTTTTCGGCAGCGCCTGGATAAAAGCTTTTCCGTATTCCTTCCGAAGTACTCGTGAGTCGAGAATGACTAAACGGCCGCGATCATCGACTTTCCGGATCAGTCGCCCCAGACCTTGGCGGAATCGAAGTACAGCCTCCGGTAAAGAGATCTCGAGAAAAGGTTGGCCTCCACGATTCCGCACATACTCCTCTCTTGCCTGAAAGATCGGATGGCTCGGATTCTCAAAGGGAAGTTTGGTCAAGATGACTTGAGACAATGCCTCCCCCGGAACATCGATGCCGGTCCAGAAAGTCTCGGTGCCAAAGAGCACCCCATTACCCGCGGCGCGGAACCGATCCAAGAGCTGTGAGCGTGGGCCTCCAGAGACTTGTTCAAAGAGGGGACGCTCCCGCTCGGCGAGGCGGTCCCTCACGGCAGAAACGACTGCGGCCAGGTCTCGATAACTGGTGAAGAGAACTAGGGTGCCGCCTGAATTCGAAAGAACCGCTCGAACAATGCACTCAGCCCAATAGGTGAGAGTAGGGCGGGAAGTCTGACCGCCGGAGGCAGGACAATCGGATGTGATCAGAATCTCGCAATGATTCTCGTAGTCGAAGGGAGAGTCGACCTGGCCATGCGATTGTCCGTCGGCTCCTATGCGTGCAAGAAATGGATCCATGCCTCCAGCTGTCGCGAGAGTTGCGCTGGTAAGAGTCACGGACGTGTGGCGTCGAAAGAGGATGGAGCGAAGAGCAGGAGCCAGGTCGATAGGTGCACTTCTGAGGCTAACAATTCTTTGTGTCTTACCGGTTCGTTCCACCCATGCGACGTCATCTTCGAATTCGAAGGCCAAGAAACGCCCGAGAATACTTCGGTAGGAATCCATACGCATTTGCTGATCCCGGATCTCATCCGCTTTCGTTTCGTCCTGCTCTCTCTGGGCAAGTGCTTTCAAACGACGAGACAATTCCTGGAGTGGGGTGTGAAAGACTGGCTCTGTCCATTCCCCCTCACTGAGTCTCACCTGCTCCCGGCTCTTCAAGAAGCTCTCGGCGGTTTGGGTAAAAAACTCTTTGCAGGCGTGGATGGCTTCATCCACGAGTCTTCGGTCGTCCGGAGTGCCGATCTTCTTGAGGAAACCTTTTTTTGTTTTGGGGTTGTAGAGAATGCGTAGCGCCCGGTCTACCGCGTAGCTGGAAACCGCCGCGCCAAGATGATTGGTTGCGGTCGCAGGAAGGGTATGAGCTTCGTCGACGACCAGAAAGTCATTGGGGAAGAGGACTCCGGGGGTTTCGTTTCCTGGGCTCATTCCCGCAGAGACCAAAGAAAAGAGGAGGCTGTGGTTGAGGATGACGAGGTGAGCTTTTTGGACTTTTTGGCGAGCGGCGTGATAAAAACAGGACTCGGGCGAACAGTTTTTGCGATTACAGGAACTGGCATCTGCGTTTACAGCGTCCCAAATTTCCGCAGGCATAGCGGAATCGAACTCTTGCCGGAGGCCGTTTTCCGTTTGAACCGACCAATCCGAGAGTTTAGACAAGGTGTCCTGATTGACTTGGTTAAAGAGGTCAGCGCTCTCCTCAATAGCACGACCGAGACGACGGGGGCAGAGGTAATTGCCCCGTCCGACTAAAAACGCGGTTTTGAAGGATGCGTAGGGTCTCAGCTCTTCAATCCGTGAGAAAAGCTTCCGACATTGCTCAATATCCTTCTCACGAATCTGCTCTTGAAGAGAAATCGTGTGAGTGGAGACGAGAAAAGGACGCTTCGTTCTCACCGAGTGAAGGATACCGGGTATCAGGTAAGCGAGACTTTTGCCGACTCCTGTCCCGGCTTCGAAAATCAGCGGACAGTCTGCGGCGAAGGCTTGAGCGACACGAACTGCCATTTCCTCCTGCTCGCCGCGGTGTTCAAGCCCCATCTCTGTTTCGAGCGATCCTCCTTTTGAAAAAACCGACTCAGTGAGTGCAACCAACTCCTTCGCATTGTCTGCGGGCGAGGGAGAATCGTCGAGCACTTGGATCATTCGGATCATCAAGAGACGGGTGTGGGATTACTTCAAACGGAAAGGGAAGAATCGAATGGGGTTTGTCGGGAGGTGCGATTCTGATCGATTTCTGCGGGAATCCAACCTGGAGCGGCTGCTTTAGCTGCCGAACAGCGGCCTCAAATCGATCTTGGTGGTCGCCGACTGAAGTCGCCGCTCCAAACGGAAATCACTCAAAGTCTCACCTTTCAATCTAGGATGTGGAGCCAGTTTCAAGGGCAGGAAAAAGTGCTCGGTTGTTATTCTCGGGTTTTGACCTCTGGGAAAAAACTGTTCTCTATACCGGTATGCAACGGTTACGAATACACTTGGGCTGCATGTTGGCTCTCGTGGTGGCCCACTTGGCACCCGCTGAAGACGGGGTATTTGAGGCAAGCGGTCTGATGCGGGCAGAAACTCGGTGGCTGGTCAACTCGCTTGAGAGGCTCCATTTTTCAGAAATCGCCCTTGAGGACCTGGAGATGTCTGAACTGATCGTGGCATTTATGGAGGATTTGGACTATAACCACCTCTATTTTACGGCCGGGGATCGGGACGGATTTCTTTCCCGCTTTTCGCCCCCTATGGTTCGCTACCTCAGGAGCGGAAATCTCCATCCGGCTTTTCAAGTATTTTCCGTTTTCCAGTCGAGGGTGAAGGAGCGGATCGCTTGGGTGCGTGAATACCTGGATCAGGACTTCGAGTTCAACGAGGGCCTAGTCTACAAAACGGACCGCTCCGAAGAGTCTTGGCCAGCATCGAACGAAGAGGTCGATGAACTTTGGAGGACCCGAATCCAGTATGAGCTGTTGAATGAGTTGATTCCATTGATGGCACCGAATTCGGACGATAGCCTTGACCTGGAAGACGGTGTATCGGAAGCAGATGTTGAGACGGGAGAACCACTTCCTTTCGAAGAGGCCCTTGCAGAGGCCAAAGAAATTGTTGCCCAGCGGTATTTGCGCTTGGAACGGGAAATGAATCGCTTTGAAGCAGCAGAGGTTCAGGAGATTTTCCTTACGACACTGGCAAGGACCTATGATCCTCACTCACTCTACCTCTCCGCTGACTCTTTGGAAGACCTCTCCATTGCTATTGAGAATTCCTTGGTCGGCATCGGTGCCGTTCTGACGGATGTGGACGGTTACTGCACGGTGCGCGAGTTGATTCCCGGAGGACCTGCAGGCCTGAGCAATCAGATTCACGTAGATGACCAGATTCTTGGCGTCGCTCAGGGTGAGGATGGTGAATACGTGGACGTCGTCGGGATGAAACTCAGGAAGATCGTGAAGATGATCCGCGGAGAGAAAGAGAGCGTGGTTCGTTTGAATATTCGACCTGCAGAGGCGGCAGACCCATCGGAACGAAAGGAGGTTGTCCTGGTTCGTGACGAGGTTCAGCTGACAGCTAATTTAGCGAGAGCAAAACTGTATCAGATACCTGTCGATGGTCGCACTGTCCCGATTGGTGTCATCAATCTCCCTTCTTTCTATGGATCCGAGCTACCTGACCATCCAAACTCGAGTGATGACGTTGCCGAGTTGATCGTGAAGATGAAAGCGAAGGGCGTGGAGGGTATCATTCTTGACCTCCGCGAAAACGGCGGAGGTCTCTTGTCCGAAGCAGTCGAGCTAGCCGGGCTCTTCATTCCAGAGGGCCCGGTTGTTCAGGTGAAGACGGTGCAAGGCGATTTGATGCATCATGATGACAGCGATTCCGGTATCGTTTGGGAAGGCCCGTTGCTGGTATTGGTCTCCAAGTTTACAGCCTCCGCTTCGGAAATCGTAGCCGGCGCTTTGCAAAACTACGAACGCGCTTTGGTCGTGGGCGACAGTTCCACTCACGGGAAAGGAACCGTTCAGGGAATCTTTAGAATGACCCCACCTCTCTTTTATTCCCTATCGGCTTCCGGACAGAATGTCGGTGCAACTAAATTGACTGTCCAAAAGTATTACCTTCCAAACGGAGAGTCGACACAGGTAGAAGGAGTGAAAGCCGATCTCGTGATCCCGTCGATGAGCGATTTTCTTTCGATGGGGGAAGCTGATCTCGATCACTCTCTTCCATGGGATACCATCACACCTCTCAGCTTTGGGCTTAAGCAGGAGGATCAGTTGGATTTGATCTTGGTTCAGGAAGGCCTTATCGATTCGCTGCGTGAGCTGAGTGGTGACCGTGTCGATACTTTGGAAGAGTTTTCCGTGATGGCGGAATCCATAGACTTTTTCCGGGAGCGGCGTGAGCAAAAGGAAGTTTCTTTGGACTTGGAAGAAAGGCGTCGGCAGCAGGAAAGCGACCAGAGTCTGCGGGAGTACTTCAATGAGAAAAGGGAAAGTCTCTCGGAGAATGCCTACGATTTTGAACTCTTTGTTCTGGATGCTGAGACGGAGACGGTCGAAGCTTCCGTAGTAGAGGAGGACAAGGATGGTCCCCCATTGGACGTTGTCTTGCGGGAAGGTATTCGGATCATGTCCGATTGGCTTTCGGTTATAGATAACGACTCTTCTTTGCCGAGAGCAGCCGTCGCGCAAAAGGACTTGGGCGTTACCAAGTCTTGACCAAGCTGAATATAGACCTCTCCAGAAGTCATTCCTAGAACGGATGTGACCGGCTTGGTCAATCAGGTAGAAGCCTGTCCTCACTGACCACTCTTGCGCAATTAAATTGGGTTGAGTGTTTGCGCTCGCTTTGGCTGTAAGCATCTTCCGGAGCAATATGGAAACGACCGCTATTGTGCCGGATCTTTATGATCTAACTAACAGGCTTCATCACCTATGGAATCAGGGTGTTGAACGTTATCGGGGAGGTAAAACTACTCCCGGGGATTTTTTCACAGAAAGTGAAACGACAGAGTTGCAGGGTATCGGTTTGGGGGTGATGGACGTTTTCGACTACGTGGAAGACTTTGTTTCTTCTGGAGATCCTGACGTTGGGACTTTCCTGCTAGTTTCTTTTGAGAGAGTGCTCTTTTTCTTCGAAGATCAGGGGGGAGAGCCGTCAAGTGAGTGGATATCCGAGGCGAGCCTTCCGCCAAGGGAGGAGACAGTCGCAGGGATTCCTTGGCTGCCTCGAATTTTGGTCAAGGCCAACGCAAAGCTACGTGGCCAATTGCCTGGCGAAGTGATGTATGGCTGCGGTGGTGACCGCAGATTTCTTCGGAGCTGTGGCATCCATCCGGCAGAGTTCCTGAGAAAGGTGAAGTCCTCGTCCGATGAAGATGTAGTTTCTTGGGTGGTGTCTCGTCTAGGAAATAGGGAAAAGTAAGGAGGATCCGCACAGCGGTTTTTTTGGAATCCGGTGTTATGGATTTGTGAATTGAAATTATCAGAAAGTAAAATTTGTCTAAGGTTATGAGCGAAAATGGAGCAGTGAAAATATTGTTTGGGACAATGACCGGCAACGCCGAGGAGTTGGCGAACGATTTGTCTGATAAGTTGGAATCCGCCGGGGTAAGCGCGGTTGTTGAAGATGCGGGTGATTATGACGTTACCCGCCTAAAGGACGAGAAAAAGCTCGCCGTAGTCATTTCTACGTGGGGCGAGGGAGATCCCCCTGACGACGCCGAAGACTTTTGCTTTGATTTGTACGATGGAAAAGCGGGCGAACTTCCGAATCTTGAATTCTCGGTTTGTTCGCTTGGCGATACCTCCTATGACGATTTCTGCGGATGCGGCCGGAAGGTCGAGGAGTCATTGGTGAAGGCAGGTGCCAAGAAAATTCTGGATCGGGCGGATTTAGACGTTGATTTCGAAGATGGCTACGAAGAGTGGGCGGAAAAGCTGGTAGCCGTACTCAAGGCCTAAGACCGCAGGAAATATTCGGGTTTGGTCAAAGCCCCGTGCGCTTCCTGCGACCAAGGCGAAAGAGGTCCAAAGGCGCAGGGCTGATGGTTTCAATTCCTAGTAGAGATCGGATTCCTTCGAGGTATTTGGGATTCTACCTATTTCCTTGTTTGCAACTCAGGTGTTCGCAGGGAAATCAGGGTGGCGGCATAGCGAAGTGCTTTCGCAAGCGTAGCATCGGTCGCGAAGACCAATGACCCATAAAGGCCGGTAATCACTCATGACACCACGGTCATCCGTCTGCGTGGGCTTCGGCCCTTCGACAGACTAAGGGCGGTGAGCTTGTTCGAACCGCGAGCTCAGTCGAGTCGCGGATGCTTCTACGGAAATTTCCAAATGGGTCTTTGGATATTGCCATTCAAGTGCCTGCTTTTGCTTCGCTTATTAATTCGCTACCTAAATAGAACAGACTCGGGATCCGATATCGGGATCGAAATCGGGTCTCGAGTGCTTTCGATAGCGATACCGATTTCGATTTTTGCGAGCATGCTTTGTATCAGGCGCGATTTAATAAAAAGGAAAGTCCACAGACGCCGGGTTCTTAATTCGTTTAAAAATCATGGTTTCTTTCCTTTCCATCAACGCCCATGTGAGTTTATCGTCTCTCCATACTATGAATAACCCACAGACGAAACCCATATTTCTTCTCACCCTTGCTGCAGCCGTCTTGATTGGTGGTGCTGCCTGTAGCCCATCGGGTGATTCTGGTAGTAGCCCTGCAGCCTCCAATGAAGCTCTCAAGGCTTTTCCTGAATCGGCTGATATCGCTATGTATTTTGATCAGAAGGCGATGAGTGAATCTGAGTTTTCGAAAGCAGTTGCTGGAATGCAGGAGACCCTCCCGCAAGCAGAGGAGTCACAGGAAATTGCAGACACAATCACCGAAATTACCGGACTTAGTGACGATGATGTGACGGTGTTTGCTTTGGCCGTTTCGGGCTTGGAAATGGTGCAGGTCGATCCCACAGCGCTCAAAATCAGCGGCGCTGTATCAGCCGACAAGGTAGTTACCGCTGATCAGATTGTCCAAGCAATCACCTACGTTACTGAGCAAAGCGGCGAGTCTTTTGATATGACGGTGACCGAGGGCGAAGGAGTTCAATACATTGAATTCCCCAAGGAGCCTGGGGCACCAGAGATTTTTTCTGCAGTGACCAATGATGGTTCTTCGACGACTGCTTTCTTCGGAGACAAGACGAGCGTGGACTCTTCGGTTGCGCGTTCCTCAGGTTCTATTCCTGCTGCTCTTTCGGCTCCGAGTATGGGGTTGATTGATGGCCAGCAGGGCTGGATCTCCATCATCTTGCCAGAGTCCTTGAAGGCTCAGTTGGCTGGAATGGCCGCTCAGGGTGAGGCGTTTGCTCCGGGTCTTTCGAAGATCCAGAGCCTCGAGAGTATTGGAGTCGGTATGATGGCTGCTGATGACCTAGCTATGAAGATTGGACTGAATCTTGGCTCAGAGGAAGATGCACAAGCGATTGCGAGCATCCTCAACAATCAATTGATCTCCTTTGCGAAAATGATGGTTGCGGGAAACACTCCAGAACCTCTCCCCGTTCTCGACTCGCTCGTCGCGGGTAGCGAGGGAAGTAGGGCAACGCTTTCTTTGGCGATCACGCTGAAGGATCTGGAAATTCTCCAAACCCAGCTTTTGAACTTTCTTCCGGGAATGGGTTTACCGGTTCCAGGTGCTTGAGCGGGTTTTTCCTCCAGACCGAAGAAGTCCTGGCGTCCGCGATTGTATCTGAGACTGACCTTTCTGGTATCAAGAAGTCCTGAGTGCGTTTTGCCTTTAGCCCTACTATTGGGTTGCTGATTTTCGTGGACGCAGGGTTTGCGAACCTTGTCTTTTATGGCGAAGAGTGAGGGATGGCCAACCAACTCGCTAAAGAAACCAGTCTTTACCTCCGCCAGCACGCGGAGAATCCAGTGGATTGGATGCCGTGGGGAAAAGAGGCCTTCGCCAAAGCCTCGGCTGAAGACAAGCCTATGCTCGTTTCGATCGGGTATTCCTCTTGTCACTGGTGCCATGTGATGGCTCATGAATCTTTTGAGGATGATTACATCGCCCGAATCATGAACAAGCACTTC from Verrucomicrobiota bacterium encodes:
- a CDS encoding DUF5069 domain-containing protein, which codes for METTAIVPDLYDLTNRLHHLWNQGVERYRGGKTTPGDFFTESETTELQGIGLGVMDVFDYVEDFVSSGDPDVGTFLLVSFERVLFFFEDQGGEPSSEWISEASLPPREETVAGIPWLPRILVKANAKLRGQLPGEVMYGCGGDRRFLRSCGIHPAEFLRKVKSSSDEDVVSWVVSRLGNREK
- a CDS encoding flavodoxin domain-containing protein; translation: MSENGAVKILFGTMTGNAEELANDLSDKLESAGVSAVVEDAGDYDVTRLKDEKKLAVVISTWGEGDPPDDAEDFCFDLYDGKAGELPNLEFSVCSLGDTSYDDFCGCGRKVEESLVKAGAKKILDRADLDVDFEDGYEEWAEKLVAVLKA
- a CDS encoding type II secretion system protein, which gives rise to MTFVGTLRKTENLRSQNKQVLAFTLIELLAVISIVGILTAILVPAVSLIRTNAQRSSSAQNLRQWTSALMLFINENEKKIPYEGEEDQPSWGSVRSGANEQAWYNVLPPYVGERPLNDLRSRDDRALVIRDGSIHLSPGAEVDEQENLRRPFFSYMMNSQLYSGEDSAPSNSGEILIRITSIENPSKTIFITETRTSTEDGAPNESDERVARSKGRNNSISFRFNKQTNVAFLDGHIATVDSADLYNDGRDPALVGGQLDSFLWYPWN
- a CDS encoding carboxy terminal-processing peptidase, whose protein sequence is MLALVVAHLAPAEDGVFEASGLMRAETRWLVNSLERLHFSEIALEDLEMSELIVAFMEDLDYNHLYFTAGDRDGFLSRFSPPMVRYLRSGNLHPAFQVFSVFQSRVKERIAWVREYLDQDFEFNEGLVYKTDRSEESWPASNEEVDELWRTRIQYELLNELIPLMAPNSDDSLDLEDGVSEADVETGEPLPFEEALAEAKEIVAQRYLRLEREMNRFEAAEVQEIFLTTLARTYDPHSLYLSADSLEDLSIAIENSLVGIGAVLTDVDGYCTVRELIPGGPAGLSNQIHVDDQILGVAQGEDGEYVDVVGMKLRKIVKMIRGEKESVVRLNIRPAEAADPSERKEVVLVRDEVQLTANLARAKLYQIPVDGRTVPIGVINLPSFYGSELPDHPNSSDDVAELIVKMKAKGVEGIILDLRENGGGLLSEAVELAGLFIPEGPVVQVKTVQGDLMHHDDSDSGIVWEGPLLVLVSKFTASASEIVAGALQNYERALVVGDSSTHGKGTVQGIFRMTPPLFYSLSASGQNVGATKLTVQKYYLPNGESTQVEGVKADLVIPSMSDFLSMGEADLDHSLPWDTITPLSFGLKQEDQLDLILVQEGLIDSLRELSGDRVDTLEEFSVMAESIDFFRERREQKEVSLDLEERRRQQESDQSLREYFNEKRESLSENAYDFELFVLDAETETVEASVVEEDKDGPPLDVVLREGIRIMSDWLSVIDNDSSLPRAAVAQKDLGVTKS
- a CDS encoding helicase C-terminal domain-containing protein yields the protein MIQVLDDSPSPADNAKELVALTESVFSKGGSLETEMGLEHRGEQEEMAVRVAQAFAADCPLIFEAGTGVGKSLAYLIPGILHSVRTKRPFLVSTHTISLQEQIREKDIEQCRKLFSRIEELRPYASFKTAFLVGRGNYLCPRRLGRAIEESADLFNQVNQDTLSKLSDWSVQTENGLRQEFDSAMPAEIWDAVNADASSCNRKNCSPESCFYHAARQKVQKAHLVILNHSLLFSLVSAGMSPGNETPGVLFPNDFLVVDEAHTLPATATNHLGAAVSSYAVDRALRILYNPKTKKGFLKKIGTPDDRRLVDEAIHACKEFFTQTAESFLKSREQVRLSEGEWTEPVFHTPLQELSRRLKALAQREQDETKADEIRDQQMRMDSYRSILGRFLAFEFEDDVAWVERTGKTQRIVSLRSAPIDLAPALRSILFRRHTSVTLTSATLATAGGMDPFLARIGADGQSHGQVDSPFDYENHCEILITSDCPASGGQTSRPTLTYWAECIVRAVLSNSGGTLVLFTSYRDLAAVVSAVRDRLAERERPLFEQVSGGPRSQLLDRFRAAGNGVLFGTETFWTGIDVPGEALSQVILTKLPFENPSHPIFQAREEYVRNRGGQPFLEISLPEAVLRFRQGLGRLIRKVDDRGRLVILDSRVLRKEYGKAFIQALPKKDFIRFSRPDWDRYFK